The following proteins are co-located in the Candidatus Eisenbacteria bacterium genome:
- a CDS encoding CTP synthase has translation MAKYAFITGGVVSSLGKGIAAASLGFLLKARGIKVALQKYDPYLNVDPGTMSPFQHGEVFVTEDGTETDLDLGHYERFTDISTSRKNNVTAGQIYDAIICKERRGDFLGSTVQVIPHVTDEIKSRAKELSSATGADIVIVEIGGTVGDIESLPFLEAIRQLRLELGRDNTAFIHVTLVPFIKAAREIKTKPTQHSVKELRQIGIDPDILLCRTEQRISRDLKEKIALFCNVSAEAVIQALDVESIYEVPLVFHEDGLDELVLKLLRLEGGRPQLDSWREMVERISASRDRVTVAVCGKYTHLRDAYKSIVEALVHAGVANGVSIDIRWVESEDIEKNGASSHLQGVHGLLVPGGFGERGINGKLEAVRFARETGLPFFGICLGMQCAVIEFARNVCGLEGANSTEFDEHTPHPVIDLMEEQKRKSQMGGSMRLGSYPCELKQGFKAIAAYGTDAISERHRHRYEMNPRYESILAERGLHVAGIHPAAALVEIVELKGHPWFVGVQFHPEFKSRPEKASPLFKGFISAAIERRRGSPRILSGRGT, from the coding sequence CACGGAGAGGTCTTTGTCACGGAGGACGGGACTGAGACTGACCTTGACCTCGGCCATTACGAGAGGTTTACCGACATAAGCACATCGCGGAAGAATAATGTGACGGCCGGGCAGATCTATGATGCGATCATCTGCAAGGAAAGAAGGGGAGATTTCCTAGGGAGCACCGTGCAGGTGATCCCGCATGTAACTGACGAAATCAAATCAAGAGCAAAGGAGCTCTCTTCGGCAACCGGGGCCGACATCGTGATTGTCGAAATCGGCGGCACAGTCGGCGACATAGAAAGCCTTCCTTTCCTTGAGGCAATCCGCCAGCTGAGGCTCGAGCTCGGCAGGGATAACACGGCATTTATCCATGTCACCCTTGTTCCCTTCATAAAGGCCGCGAGGGAGATCAAGACCAAGCCGACCCAACACAGTGTCAAGGAGCTTCGGCAGATCGGAATTGACCCGGACATCCTTCTGTGCAGGACTGAGCAGAGGATTTCAAGAGATCTCAAGGAGAAGATAGCCCTTTTCTGCAACGTTTCCGCGGAGGCAGTTATCCAGGCACTGGATGTGGAATCAATCTACGAGGTGCCTCTCGTCTTTCACGAAGATGGATTGGACGAGCTCGTTCTGAAGCTCCTCAGGCTTGAAGGAGGAAGGCCTCAGCTGGATTCGTGGCGGGAGATGGTTGAACGGATTTCGGCTTCACGGGACCGTGTGACCGTGGCAGTGTGCGGCAAGTACACTCATTTGCGGGACGCGTACAAGAGCATAGTCGAGGCCCTTGTCCACGCCGGAGTGGCGAACGGGGTGAGCATCGACATAAGGTGGGTTGAATCGGAGGACATAGAGAAGAACGGTGCGTCGAGTCATCTTCAGGGGGTTCACGGCCTGCTTGTCCCGGGCGGTTTCGGTGAAAGGGGCATAAACGGAAAGCTGGAGGCAGTGAGATTTGCCAGGGAGACTGGGCTTCCGTTTTTTGGCATCTGTCTGGGAATGCAGTGTGCGGTGATCGAATTCGCAAGAAACGTCTGCGGACTTGAAGGGGCAAACAGCACCGAGTTTGATGAACACACCCCGCATCCGGTGATAGATCTGATGGAAGAACAGAAGAGGAAAAGCCAGATGGGCGGGAGCATGAGGCTTGGCTCCTACCCGTGCGAGCTCAAACAAGGATTCAAGGCGATCGCAGCCTACGGGACGGATGCCATTTCGGAGCGACACAGACACAGGTATGAGATGAATCCGCGTTACGAGTCAATTCTCGCGGAGAGAGGCCTCCACGTAGCCGGAATTCATCCCGCTGCCGCGCTGGTCGAGATAGTCGAGCTCAAAGGGCATCCCTGGTTCGTTGGAGTCCAGTTCCACCCGGAGTTCAAATCAAGACCTGAAAAAGCCAGCCCGCTCTTTAAGGGATTCATTTCGGCCGCAATTGAAAGAAGAAGAGGAAGCCCCAGGATTCTGAGCGGCAGGGGAACCTGA
- the kdsA gene encoding 3-deoxy-8-phosphooctulonate synthase, with protein sequence MGHVPIGDRIIVGERLALIAGPCVIEDESMVLKTAGRLRTISSKLGLPFVFKSSYSKENRSSISSYSGPGIDEGLRILNRVKTEENVPVLSDVHCREEVKKAAEVLDVLQVPAFLSRQTPLLLACARTGKPVNVKKGQFIAPQDMALVVEKIESVGGKKILLTERGTFFGYGNLVVDMRSIPIMKRFGYPVVFDVTHSLQLPGGKEAGGSPSFALPLAKAAVACGADALFIETHPDPPNALSDRTTMIPLDKMEEFLGDVLRVRNAL encoded by the coding sequence ATGGGCCATGTTCCGATTGGGGACAGAATTATCGTAGGAGAAAGACTTGCTTTGATCGCCGGTCCCTGCGTGATTGAAGACGAGTCAATGGTCTTGAAGACAGCCGGCAGGCTGAGGACGATTTCCTCGAAGCTCGGCCTTCCGTTTGTTTTCAAATCTTCCTACAGCAAGGAAAACAGGTCGTCAATATCATCATACTCCGGCCCCGGCATAGATGAAGGATTGAGGATTCTCAACAGGGTGAAAACTGAGGAGAACGTCCCGGTGCTGTCCGATGTTCACTGCAGGGAAGAAGTCAAGAAGGCCGCGGAGGTGCTTGATGTGCTCCAGGTCCCGGCATTCCTGTCGAGACAGACTCCTCTTCTTCTTGCATGTGCGAGAACCGGGAAACCCGTGAATGTCAAAAAGGGTCAGTTCATTGCGCCGCAGGATATGGCACTGGTCGTTGAGAAGATCGAATCCGTTGGCGGAAAGAAGATCCTTCTGACTGAGCGCGGGACTTTCTTCGGGTACGGGAACCTGGTCGTTGACATGAGGTCTATTCCCATCATGAAACGTTTTGGCTACCCGGTTGTCTTTGATGTGACTCACAGTCTGCAGCTTCCTGGCGGGAAGGAGGCGGGCGGGAGCCCTTCATTTGCACTTCCACTCGCGAAGGCGGCCGTGGCTTGCGGGGCAGATGCGTTGTTCATCGAGACGCATCCGGACCCGCCGAACGCTCTTTCAGACCGGACAACCATGATACCGTTGGACAAGATGGAAGAATTCCTTGGCGATGTGCTGAGGGTGAGGAATGCTTTGTGA
- a CDS encoding HAD hydrolase family protein, translating to MTKLLFLDVDGVLTDGKVVFGRHEEFRNFNVLDGVGIFMAKGAGLNVVLISGKTCDAVDKRASELGVECHQGVISKLELVNEILKRDGISLHEAAFVGDDLPDLEPMKAVGFPIAVQNAVAEVKQISKAVTSIKGGEGAVREAIELILKKEGKWGEALLSYQRASTRTR from the coding sequence GTGACAAAACTTCTGTTTCTTGACGTGGACGGTGTCCTCACCGACGGAAAAGTGGTATTTGGGAGGCACGAAGAGTTCAGGAACTTCAACGTGCTGGATGGGGTGGGAATCTTCATGGCCAAAGGGGCAGGACTGAACGTTGTCCTGATCTCGGGCAAAACCTGCGACGCCGTGGATAAGAGGGCGTCGGAGCTCGGGGTGGAGTGCCATCAGGGAGTGATTAGCAAGCTTGAACTTGTGAACGAAATACTGAAGAGGGATGGAATCTCCCTGCATGAGGCTGCTTTCGTGGGTGATGACCTCCCTGACCTCGAGCCGATGAAAGCTGTCGGCTTTCCAATTGCGGTCCAGAATGCCGTGGCTGAGGTGAAACAGATTTCGAAGGCTGTGACATCGATAAAGGGCGGGGAAGGCGCAGTCAGGGAAGCCATTGAGCTTATCCTAAAGAAGGAAGGAAAATGGGGTGAGGCACTCCTTTCGTATCAGCGGGCGTCAACCCGGACGAGATGA
- a CDS encoding KpsF/GutQ family sugar-phosphate isomerase has translation MKVKDVTSALEIAKEVISKEGLALLSLSEKLGPGFAEAVDGILKTRGRVIVSGVGKSGIAASKIAATFTSTGTPSFFIHPVEAVHGDLGLVTSEDSVLFVSKSGESDELCELLPVVKRLGPLIISITESRKSSLGRECDIVIETGRLEEACPFDLVPTTSTTAVLAVGDALAIALLRKRGLKKEDFAFFHPGGAIGRTMRLRVGDIMRRGDEVPIVSEDETMKGAILEIMKKRLGVTTVVNREGKLTGIVTDGDIKRILVRNEDIMKLRVGDVKTPGPRTIQEDELVATAVRLMEENTPGPITSLVVVDEHMVPVGLLHMHDCLRAGQAARPNR, from the coding sequence ATGAAAGTGAAAGACGTTACATCGGCACTTGAGATTGCCAAAGAAGTGATCTCCAAGGAAGGGCTGGCACTTCTTTCACTTTCTGAGAAGCTTGGCCCCGGCTTCGCGGAAGCAGTTGACGGCATCCTGAAAACAAGAGGGCGAGTGATCGTTTCTGGAGTCGGAAAGTCCGGGATAGCTGCGAGCAAGATTGCCGCCACGTTCACAAGCACCGGAACACCCTCCTTTTTTATTCATCCCGTGGAGGCCGTTCATGGAGACCTCGGACTGGTGACTTCCGAAGACAGTGTACTCTTTGTCTCAAAGAGCGGCGAATCCGACGAGCTGTGCGAGCTTCTCCCCGTGGTAAAGAGACTCGGACCTCTCATAATCAGCATAACAGAGAGCCGGAAAAGCTCTCTTGGTCGCGAGTGCGATATCGTGATAGAGACAGGCCGGCTGGAAGAGGCATGCCCTTTTGACCTGGTTCCCACGACCAGCACGACTGCAGTTCTTGCGGTTGGCGATGCCCTCGCGATAGCTCTTCTTAGAAAAAGGGGACTGAAGAAAGAGGATTTTGCTTTCTTTCACCCTGGAGGGGCAATCGGAAGGACAATGAGGCTCAGGGTGGGGGACATAATGCGCAGGGGAGACGAGGTGCCCATTGTTTCAGAAGATGAGACGATGAAGGGTGCGATTCTTGAGATTATGAAGAAAAGGCTCGGAGTCACGACTGTTGTCAACCGGGAAGGAAAACTCACAGGCATTGTTACTGATGGCGACATAAAGAGGATCCTGGTCAGGAACGAAGACATAATGAAGCTCAGGGTGGGGGATGTAAAGACGCCCGGACCCAGAACCATTCAGGAGGATGAGCTGGTTGCGACGGCGGTGCGGCTGATGGAGGAGAATACTCCGGGGCCGATAACAAGCCTGGTCGTTGTGGATGAGCACATGGTTCCCGTGGGACTCCTTCACATGCACGACTGTTTAAGGGCAGGGCAGGCAGCTCGCCCCAACCGATGA